A genomic region of Candidatus Rokuibacteriota bacterium contains the following coding sequences:
- the cas5u6u gene encoding type I-U CRISPR-associated protein Cas5/Cas6: protein MSTWLCIEVTLLAARYHGRRRGGEEAEWPPAPHRLFSALLAAAHLGTRTLEWSEAKAQAFRWLEEIDPPEIVAACATPSSPFTLSVPNNDMDVIAREWARGKEEKKPSELRALKTLRPHRLDGDATVCFCWRLDGSGASRAHAEVLCAEARHLHHLGLGIDLVVGLGRILTQTEKDALPGDVWIPDPRGDSARAPMRGSFDELVERHRAFLERVSGKRISPPTPPAVVRRVDYGRRAAGEARRAHAFVLATAEGAMASFDAKRCLHVAAWLRHAAHRAAQTLRLDEPFTNSFVCGHGEDDSTRARRFSYVPLPSIGHPHVDGRIRRVLIVEPLGDTDPCAPTVVRALANGELIDERGAVRALLRPPGRGKDAMEIIRRYVAAATTWGSVTPVLLPGLDDRRSRKAAGLVLKALGQAGYPTPVAEVSVQAEPVFAGAAMSREYVVAEHLRHWPRVHVIVRFSERVPGPVIVGAGRHSGLGVFAALED, encoded by the coding sequence ATGAGCACCTGGCTCTGCATCGAGGTCACCCTGCTGGCCGCGCGATACCACGGCCGTCGGCGGGGCGGCGAAGAGGCCGAGTGGCCCCCAGCGCCCCATCGACTGTTCTCCGCGCTGCTGGCTGCGGCCCACCTCGGGACCCGTACCTTGGAATGGTCGGAGGCGAAGGCGCAGGCGTTCCGATGGCTCGAGGAGATCGACCCGCCGGAAATCGTCGCGGCGTGTGCCACTCCATCAAGCCCGTTCACTCTGTCGGTACCCAACAACGACATGGACGTGATCGCGCGGGAGTGGGCACGCGGCAAGGAAGAAAAGAAACCGAGCGAGCTGCGCGCCCTCAAGACGCTACGTCCGCATCGTCTCGATGGCGACGCGACGGTGTGCTTCTGCTGGCGGCTCGATGGCTCTGGCGCATCGCGCGCGCATGCGGAGGTGCTATGCGCGGAGGCGCGGCACCTGCACCATCTCGGACTCGGCATCGATCTCGTCGTCGGGCTAGGGCGGATCCTCACTCAGACCGAGAAGGACGCTCTACCGGGTGACGTCTGGATCCCCGATCCGCGGGGGGACTCGGCGCGAGCGCCGATGCGCGGCTCCTTCGACGAACTCGTCGAGCGGCACAGGGCGTTTTTGGAGCGCGTGAGCGGAAAGCGCATCAGTCCACCAACGCCGCCTGCCGTGGTCCGGCGGGTGGACTACGGGCGGCGGGCCGCCGGCGAAGCCAGGCGTGCGCACGCCTTCGTTCTCGCGACTGCGGAGGGTGCCATGGCGTCGTTCGACGCCAAGCGATGTCTCCACGTCGCCGCGTGGTTGCGGCACGCTGCTCACCGCGCGGCGCAAACACTACGGCTCGACGAGCCGTTCACCAACTCGTTCGTGTGCGGTCACGGCGAGGACGACTCCACAAGGGCCCGGAGGTTCTCGTACGTCCCGCTTCCGTCCATAGGGCACCCCCACGTCGACGGCCGCATCCGTCGAGTCCTGATCGTCGAGCCGCTCGGCGACACGGATCCGTGCGCGCCGACCGTGGTGCGCGCGCTCGCAAACGGAGAACTTATCGACGAGCGCGGCGCGGTGAGGGCACTGCTGCGCCCCCCGGGACGCGGCAAGGACGCCATGGAGATCATCCGCCGGTACGTCGCGGCGGCGACGACGTGGGGGAGCGTGACGCCGGTGCTTCTGCCGGGGCTCGACGACCGACGTTCGCGCAAGGCTGCCGGGCTGGTGTTGAAGGCGCTCGGGCAGGCGGGCTACCCGACGCCCGTCGCCGAAGTGAGCGTCCAGGCCGAGCCAGTCTTCGCGGGCGCAGCCATGTCACGCGAGTACGTCGTCGCCGAGCATCTCCGCCACTGGCCGCGGGTTCATGTCATCGTGCGCTTCTCCGAGCGAGTGCCGGGGCCCGTGATCGTGGGTGCGGGACGGCACTCGGGCCTCGGCGTGTTCGCCGCCCTCGAAGATTGA
- the cas7u gene encoding type I-U CRISPR-associated protein Cas7: protein MTETRMGWGELAERWLKDDGPAAVVCREWLVPVGGRDSILFPPTFAADTRGQSNYNVDTLGDGTKSVLIDSVGAQANRMEPLFKDEAYVKLVPQIVIKAGDKAVSLLDAGHRAADAIVRYSPLGADLRAAFLELRDKGDARKLAKLAPTSLVFGAWDSRDTETKIPRLLASTIRAYGAELLTRSAQYNPPVDYIAAGLIDGDDKQALDAASSLGFRHAPATGALGGVIARKEIRREVVLSLVALRALGPAGEAGAPVRRYILGLALVAMTYERPFALRQGCLLVRDADREGGKPSWEWETVAHTGKRETVAPDHGAALKFAQDAAAKFGVGDAKSVDFDRKGANAAIADEKSGEKKKGGGRKRGSRGGAKPEKNRGSNPA from the coding sequence ATGACGGAGACAAGGATGGGCTGGGGTGAACTGGCCGAGAGATGGCTGAAAGACGACGGGCCGGCTGCCGTGGTCTGCCGCGAGTGGCTCGTCCCCGTGGGGGGGCGGGACTCGATCCTCTTCCCCCCGACCTTCGCGGCGGACACAAGAGGCCAGTCGAACTACAACGTCGACACACTTGGAGACGGAACGAAGAGCGTGCTGATCGACAGCGTTGGGGCACAGGCCAACCGCATGGAGCCGTTGTTCAAGGATGAGGCGTACGTGAAGCTGGTTCCGCAGATCGTGATCAAGGCGGGCGACAAGGCGGTGTCGCTTTTGGATGCCGGGCACCGTGCCGCCGACGCGATCGTGCGGTACTCGCCGCTCGGTGCCGACCTTCGGGCCGCCTTTCTTGAGCTTCGCGACAAGGGAGACGCAAGGAAGCTCGCAAAGCTTGCGCCGACGTCTCTCGTCTTCGGCGCGTGGGATTCGCGCGACACCGAGACGAAGATCCCGCGCCTGCTCGCGTCGACGATTCGTGCCTACGGCGCGGAGCTGCTGACGAGGTCTGCTCAGTACAACCCGCCCGTCGACTACATTGCGGCCGGACTCATCGATGGGGACGACAAGCAAGCCCTCGATGCGGCATCGAGCCTCGGGTTCCGGCACGCTCCGGCCACGGGCGCGTTGGGCGGCGTGATCGCACGCAAGGAGATCCGCCGAGAGGTGGTTCTGAGCCTCGTGGCCCTGCGCGCTCTCGGGCCTGCGGGAGAAGCCGGTGCGCCCGTCCGGCGCTACATCCTGGGCCTCGCGCTGGTCGCGATGACTTACGAGCGCCCTTTCGCACTCCGGCAAGGCTGTCTACTCGTTCGCGACGCCGATCGCGAGGGCGGCAAGCCCTCCTGGGAATGGGAGACGGTCGCGCATACCGGCAAGCGTGAGACGGTGGCGCCCGACCACGGCGCGGCGCTGAAGTTCGCCCAAGACGCGGCCGCGAAGTTCGGGGTCGGTGACGCGAAGAGCGTCGACTTCGATCGGAAGGGCGCGAACGCCGCCATCGCAGACGAGAAGAGCGGTGAGAAGAAGAAGGGTGGTGGGCGCAAGCGTGGCTCACGAGGCGGTGCAAAGCCGGAGAAGAACCGCGGCAGCAATCCCGCGTGA